A DNA window from Halorubrum sp. DM2 contains the following coding sequences:
- a CDS encoding rubrerythrin-like domain-containing protein produces the protein MYECFECGRRTDSPGQCECGGELLHIGRSRDL, from the coding sequence ATGTACGAGTGTTTCGAATGCGGGCGGCGAACCGATTCGCCCGGCCAGTGCGAGTGCGGCGGCGAACTGCTCCACATCGGTCGGTCGCGGGACTTGTGA